CTACAAAAAGCGGCTGGTTATTTCCGAAGGAATTATTACCACGCAAAACAATTCTTGTACCCGATCCAACCGCGCCGCTACCTGCTGTAATCTGCACACCAGCCACTTTTCCGGAAAGGGAGTTTAGTACGTTTTGTTCATTACTACGGGTAAGTTCAGCTCCCTTTACTTCCTGAATAGAATAACCAAGCGATTTTTTCTCTCTCGTAACACCAAGCGCAGTTACAACGACTTCATTAAGCAGTTTATGATCTGCAACCAATGTCAAGTTGATCATGCTTTTGCCGTCCACCGGGATTTCCTGTGTCAGGTAACCAATAAAGCTGACAATAAGCGTACTGTTTTCGGAAGCCTTTAAGCGGAATTTTCCGTTTCCGTCCGTAGTGGTACCGTTGTTTAAATCGCCTTTCACCATCACGGATGCGCCCGGAAGCGGACTGCCGTCTTCTTTGGAAGTGATCACACCAGAGATTTCAATTTCTGCTACCCTGGAAATCTGCTTTGCACGTTCCGCCCTGGCGGTATTATTTGCCGGGAGGCAAAAAAATACGGAGCCCGCGACCAACATGGTACGCATGGAAAAAATTAAGATAGGTCGTTTCATACTTATTGTAGATAGGTTGTAGTAATTAAAATCCATGAAAATATTTTTACTAACCGAGTAATGTTCGGGCAGTCAGTCAGAAATTAATAGTATAACCCGGACGCTTTTCAACCGATAACGGGCCGGATAGCTTGTGGGTTAAGCAATGGGTTCAAATAGCAATAGTCACACACTTACAGGCTTAATATTACTTTGGAGTTCTTATTGTAAAATTACTGGTCGCCGATTGTAATTTCTTCGTGGTAATTGCCGGATAGTTTACCAATATTATCTTTCTGTTTAACTAATTTTGGCAAATCTGGATTATGTAGTGATTTGTATGGAATATTTCAAAAACGAACAAATTAAACTTTAATATTAGTTTTTAATACAGTTTAATTGTTTGAATTGTAGCTTTTGATGATTTCTACAAATTGAGAAGATAACCGTTTTACGAGTTATTGGCTAGATCATTTTATCTTTTAAATCTTTGTACCGGGATCTTCCCACAGGCAGAATTTCTCCGGTTTTGAGCAAAAGTCCGTAGCGGCCGCCTGGCTGTATTAGAATCCGTTCTGCCTGGGCTAGCGAAATCAGGTAGGATTTGTGGATACGCTCAAAGGTGTCAGGAAGTAATTGTTGCAGTTTTTCAAGGGATTTGTCGTGCAATTCCTGTTTCCCGTTTTGAAGGTATAATTCACTATAAATACCGGCGCCTTTTATGTAGTGCAAATCATTTATATCAATGAGCCGTACCGTTCCGGACTTTTTTACAGCAAGGAATTTTATATTTCTTTCTACACCTTTTGTGACCACTGAAATCCGCCTGAAAGCCATTTCCAGTCTGGGCTGGTCAAAAGGTTTTGGAACAAAATCAAGCACGCCGTAGGTGAAAGCCGTTATGGCTTTATCCGTATAAGCCGAAACGATAATAGTATGAAAAGATCCGGCTACGACAGATTCCAGTACATCAAATCCGTTTTCCCCATTTAGATTCAAATCCAGTAACAAAAGATCAACCGGATGGTTTTCAATATAATTCAGTCCCTTTTGTAATGAATCGCAAATGGTTAGAGCCGACAAATTTTCTTCAAAAAAACTACGTGTAATCCGTTCCAGTCTGTTGGCTATTCTGGCTTCGTCTTCAATAATCAGTACGTTCATTTCTTATAAAGCTTAATGGTAGATAACCAGCCGGAAGGTGAGGCTTCCGAGGAAAATTGCCATTTGTCTTCATAACTTTCAGTTAAACGTGCCTGAATATAGCGGAAACCTGTTCCACCTTTGTTATGCCTGAAAGGCGCCCGGTTTTCTGCTATGGTTTCGAAGGTATATTGACGGTAAGTTTCAGTATTCAAAAAGCGTAAACAGAACCGGATGCCTTCATCATTTATTGGAATACTATGGGTTATACCATTTTCCAGCAGTGTATGAATAAGCGCAGGAGGAATAAATTCGGCTTCATCAATCCCGTATTCTTCCCAGTGGTAATTGATTTCTTTTCGGAACTGCATGACGGTAAGATGAACCTTGCAAAGTTCAATTTCCTGTCTGACCGGAATAAGAACCTCTTCCGAAATCGTGTTCATGATATCAAATTCTGCTGCCAAAGCATGGATAAATTCAGCACCCTGTTTGGGCGATTCTTCTACCCAGTCGATCAGTGAAGTAAGAGTGTTTTTAAGAAAATGTGGCTGAATGTTCTTTTTGACCAGTTCAAGCTGTAATCTTGAAGAAAGCAGCAATGAAGAATGATATTCGTCCTCGATGACCCGGCTGCGTATGGAATGGAGGTACAGCATGCATAACACAATGATTGTAAAACTGATAAACAAGCCAAAATCATAAACAAGATAGTTGTTGACCACAATGCTGCACAGAAGTCCGGCCAATACCAGAATGGCCCCTTTTTCTTTTTGCCAGATCGCGTTGAATACCACTATGGTAGAAGCAACCCACATGCAAATACTGTAAGACTGAGCATTGCTGTCGTAGTGCCGGTAATTTAAAAAGTATATTGAAAGCAGTGATGCAATCAGAATTCCAGTCAGCACTTTTTTCCATTTGAAATTAAACTGAATGGTAAAATAAAGAGGCACCAACACGGCAATGATCATTGTCAGTATGCCTATACCTTCCAGTCGGACAAAAAATGCTGTATAAGGTATGTCAAAATAAAATTTTATGTATTCAAGGATCAATAATGCGAAAAAAAGAAGGCAGATAACTGCAAAGATCAATGTGGTTTGCTGCGGTTTGCTGCTGTTAAAATATAAAAAGAAATAATACAGAGAAGCGATCAGAAATGCACCGGACATCAGATTCATCAGCGAAGTGATGATTAACGGCCGGGTTAGTAAAGTTTTATAAAGATCCATTTTGACAAAAAATCCGCGCTGTTCCGTAGTAAGGTAAGACTGCGACGCCCGGAGGGCAACAATGTGCATTCCGGCTGCGGTTAAAGAATCGGGCAAACTGTAACATGTTGTTTCTGTTCCCGGAATTTCCGGCTTGTTTTTATTCCGGATATTCCCATTTTTCCCAATAAACACGCCATCCCAATATAGCTGAAAAGCGCCGAAGCCGTGGACTTCAAGACCTGCC
The nucleotide sequence above comes from Dyadobacter subterraneus. Encoded proteins:
- a CDS encoding LytR/AlgR family response regulator transcription factor, with product MNVLIIEDEARIANRLERITRSFFEENLSALTICDSLQKGLNYIENHPVDLLLLDLNLNGENGFDVLESVVAGSFHTIIVSAYTDKAITAFTYGVLDFVPKPFDQPRLEMAFRRISVVTKGVERNIKFLAVKKSGTVRLIDINDLHYIKGAGIYSELYLQNGKQELHDKSLEKLQQLLPDTFERIHKSYLISLAQAERILIQPGGRYGLLLKTGEILPVGRSRYKDLKDKMI
- a CDS encoding histidine kinase encodes the protein MQRLYFLLALIPFFVSCKSDVVYEEYPVVYQNGDSILWANKNYDDSDWATEQSSGKEQIFWVRTHIKIAKNPPAMAGLEVHGFGAFQLYWDGVFIGKNGNIRNKNKPEIPGTETTCYSLPDSLTAAGMHIVALRASQSYLTTEQRGFFVKMDLYKTLLTRPLIITSLMNLMSGAFLIASLYYFFLYFNSSKPQQTTLIFAVICLLFFALLILEYIKFYFDIPYTAFFVRLEGIGILTMIIAVLVPLYFTIQFNFKWKKVLTGILIASLLSIYFLNYRHYDSNAQSYSICMWVASTIVVFNAIWQKEKGAILVLAGLLCSIVVNNYLVYDFGLFISFTIIVLCMLYLHSIRSRVIEDEYHSSLLLSSRLQLELVKKNIQPHFLKNTLTSLIDWVEESPKQGAEFIHALAAEFDIMNTISEEVLIPVRQEIELCKVHLTVMQFRKEINYHWEEYGIDEAEFIPPALIHTLLENGITHSIPINDEGIRFCLRFLNTETYRQYTFETIAENRAPFRHNKGGTGFRYIQARLTESYEDKWQFSSEASPSGWLSTIKLYKK